Proteins co-encoded in one Ziziphus jujuba cultivar Dongzao chromosome 9, ASM3175591v1 genomic window:
- the LOC107426481 gene encoding putative pentatricopeptide repeat-containing protein At3g25060, mitochondrial, translating to MRLLPWPKRLRSFLLSCKDKATLAKLHALVILTGLFTHGSSNAQLIASYARVVDAVSAHQLFEKLPRRGVDVWNAMIIAYSRKEYPDEVIRLYRQMILEGVKPDSSTFTVAIKACASTLDLETGEEIWFKAKDNGFECDVFVGSSVLNLYAKCGKMDEASVVFDKMPKKDVVCWTSMLTGFVQSGRPVEALEIYKQMQMEGMKTDGVVLLGLVQVGAKLGVSKVGLSVHGYLIRRDHPMDVILQTSLVDMYAKTGKLGLAYRIFRKMTCKNVISWGALISGYAQNGFARNALEMLVEMQSCGYKPDLLSLVGALLASSQVGSLKLGKSLHGYILRRFVLDQVTGTALIDMYSKCGSLSCARALFARINTKDSISWNAMIASYGIHGQGKEALALFLKMTEISLKPDHTTFASLLSSFSHSGLVEEGQYWFDLMLCKYKIPPGEKHYACMVDLLARAGLVEEAYDLIGSISTEPGLPVWVALLAGCHNCQKVTIGEIAAKKVLELKPNDMGVYALISNFYAMAKKWNEVACVRNIMKKTRIKKEPAYSTVEVNGKLHSFLMEDNSHRQYKDTLELLDKLDQEMRIMQYAPETGLSLHDYEGE from the coding sequence ATGCGGTTGCTTCCATGGCCAAAGCGCCTCAGATCTTTCCTCTTATCCTGCAAAGACAAAGCAACTCTAGCTAAACTCCACGCCCTTGTGATATTGACTGGTTTATTTACCCATGGAAGCTCCAATGCCCAGCTTATAGCATCGTATGCACGAGTTGTTGATGCAGTATCAGCACACCAGTTGTTCGAAAAATTGCCTCGCCGAGGTGTAGATGTGTGGAATGCTATGATCATTGCTTACTCCCGTAAAGAATACCCAGATGAAGTTATAAGACTATATCGTCAGATGATCTTGGAAGGAGTGAAGCCCGATAGCTCTACTTTTACTGTTGCAATAAAGGCTTGTGCAAGTACGTTAGATTTGGAAACAGGCGAAGAAATTTGGTTCAAAGCAAAAGACAATGGCTTTGAGTGTGATGTGTTTGTGGGGTCATCAGTTTTGAACTTGTATGCAAAGTGTGGGAAAATGGATGAAGCATCTGTGGTGTTCGATAAGATGCCAAAGAAAGATGTTGTTTGCTGGACATCCATGTTGACAGGGTTCGTGCAGAGTGGACGACCAGTTGAAGCGCTTGAAATTTACAAGCAAATGCAAATGGAAGGAATGAAAACTGATGGGGTTGTGTTGTTGGGCTTGGTTCAGGTTGGTGCAAAACTTGGGGTCTCAAAAGTGGGACTTTCTGTTCATGGGTATTTGATTCGGAGAGATCATCCAATGGATGTCATACTTCAAACCAGCCTTGTTGATATGTATGCTAAGACTGGAAAATTGGGGCTTGCTTATCGTATCTTTAGGAAAATGACTTGTAAGAATGTCATTTCTTGGGGTGCTTTGATTTCTGGCTATGCTCAAAATGGTTTTGCAAGGAATGCTCTTGAAATGTTGGTAGAGATGCAAAGTTGTGGTTATAAACCAGATCTATTGTCTCTCGTGGGTGCACTTCTTGCATCTTCCCAAGTTGGATCATTGAAATTGGGCAAGTCTTTACACGGATATATTCTCAGAAGGTTTGTTTTGGATCAAGTTACAGGCACTGCACTGATTGACATGTACTCAAAATGTGGATCCCTTTCTTGTGCACGTGCACTTTTTGCTAGGATTAATACTAAAGACTCAATCTCTTGGAATGCAATGATTGCCAGCTATGGAATTCATGGACAAGGAAAGGAAGCTCTGGCACTCTTCCTCAAGATGACAGAAATAAGCTTAAAACCTGATCACACAACTTTTGCTTCTCTTCTCTCATCATTCAGTCATTCAGGTCTTGTAGAAGAAGGTCAATACTGGTTCGATCTCATGCTTTGCAAGTATAAGATCCCACCTGGTGAAAAGCATTATGCATGCATGGTTGACCTTTTGGCACGAGCAGGACTAGTAGAAGAGGCATATGATCTAATAGGTTCCATAAGTACTGAACCAGGGCTTCCTGTTTGGGTTGCACTCCTGGCAGGTTGCCACAACTGTCAAAAGGTGACAATTGGAGAAATTGCAGCCAAAAAGGTACTCGAGTTAAAACCAAATGACATGGGAGTTTATGCTTTGATTTCAAACTTCTATGCCATGGCAAAAAAGTGGAATGAAGTAGCTTGTGTGAGAAACATCATGAAAAAGACAAGAATAAAGAAAGAACCTGCCTATAGTACAGTGGAAGTGAATGGAAAGCTCCATTCGTTTCTTATGGAAGATAACAGTCACCGTCAGTATAAAGATACCTTGGAATTATTGGATAAGTTGGATCAGGAAATGAGAATTATGCAATATGCCCCAGAGACTGGTTTGTCATTGCATGATTATGAAGGGGAGTGA
- the LOC107426810 gene encoding RPM1-interacting protein 4: MAQQRSHVPKFGNWESEENVPYTAYFDKARKGRTGTKIINPNDPAENPDILNYGSSAGAPTSRARPEQEKPVGHGAVRPAHERQRSREDDDLRQFVNSPAHHDNLGRKAVNDSAHQQHGARGTSSGETYRRPVRQSAGSEQSIERSPIHRHARVSGRDSPSWEGKNSYDSSHGTPGRSRLRPRSDDTPDQGAAVPKFGEWDENNPSSADGFTHIFNKVREERHIGVGKVTGTPERSYPSSQKPDANANAKGCCFPWCRK, translated from the exons ATGGCA CAACAACGTTCGCATGTACCAAAATTTGGGAATTgggaaagtgaagaaaatgtTCCATACACAGCTTATTTTGATAAGGCTCGCAAGGGTCGAACTGGAACAAAGATTATTAATCCAAATGATCCTGCAGAGAACCCAGATATCCTTAATTATGGATCTTCAGCTGGTGCTCCTACTTCCAGGGCCAGACCTGAACAAGAAAAGCCAGTAGGGCATGGTGCAGTGAGACCAGCACATGAACGGCAAAGGAGCAGGGAGGATGATGACTTAAGGCAGTTTGTAAACTCACCTGCCCATCATGACAATTTGGGTCGCAAAGCTGTTAATGATTCGGCACATCAACAGCATGGAGCCCGTGGTACAAGTTCAGGTGAAACCTATAGAAGACCTGTAAGACAAAGTGCTGGGTCTGAGCAAAGTATTGAGCGTTCACCCATCCATCGTCATGCAAGGGTCTCAGGGAGAGATTCACCATCTTGGGAAGGAAAGAATTCATATGACAGTAGCCATGGTACTCCTGGAAGATCTAGACTGAGACCTCGAAGCGATGACACT CCTGATCAAGGCGCTGCTGTTCCGAAATTCGGAGAGTGGGATGAAAACAATCCTTCGTCAGCTGATGGTTTTACTCACATCTTTAACAAAGTAAGAGAAGAAAGGCATATCGGAGTAGGAAAAGTAACTGGCACTCCCGAACGTTCTTATCCAAGTTCGCAGAAGCCAGATGCTAATGCCAATGCCAAG GGTTGCTGCTTTCCATGGTGCAGAAAATGA
- the LOC107426627 gene encoding uncharacterized protein LOC107426627 — protein MVREQRVESFYSRLRESATASSHSPLLIFPSTSDVDSLCALKIIFHVLESDSVRYACYPVSSFQEIHKYAGSDLFSSDNPVSILLINWGCHRDLRKVLNLGPAARVFVVDSHRPIHLHNLSEQNDRVVVLYTLDDEHQADLAYDFDVSALANASQLNSDDEVDEESDSEDENDSESEEEEEGGGSRKRRRVSQGNEEDPVQLFRKLKKEYYHMGTFHGKPSGCLMYDLSHLLRKNTNELLWLACVSLTDQFVHERLTDERYQAGVMELEQHINSSGNLDAVTSVTLKDGTKIRVPNSSRIAYEDEPRLMLLQEWNLFDSMLCSSYLATKLKTWSDNGMKKLKLLLARMGFALVDCQQKFQYMNLEVKRKMKDEFERFLPEYGLTDFYYRSFLRLHSYSSRVSAADVVYGVTALLESFVKSDGSCASKQFGVAYDALSLSNLDKLKSGMQQAIKIQRAILRQGSTAITKSGCIRSGRRFRWVKLEDSVDTKLLGYPQALTKFCYFLMDALREKGARMKPLLCACLSQEPKKVLIVGVCGKPRLGSAQGNAFGIAFRNAAEEIGAEFFHELFESSWIVLDSTAVNSFMVKLTEKL, from the coding sequence ATGGTGAGGGAGCAGAGGGTCGAGTCCTTCTATTCGAGACTCCGTGAATCGGCGACGGCGTCGTCTCATTCTCCTCTGCTAATATTCCCGTCAACTTCAGACGTAGATTCGCTCTGCGCACTCAAAATCATTTTCCATGTTCTTGAATCCGATTCCGTCCGATATGCTTGCTATCCCGTCTCTTCCTTCCAAGAAATTCACAAATATGCGGGCTCTGATCTGTTTTCATCTGATAACCCCGTTTCGATCCTTTTGATCAATTGGGGTTGTCACCGGGACTTGAGAAAAGTCCTAAATTTGGGTCCCGCAGCGCGGGTTTTTGTAGTCGATAGCCACCGTCCGATCCATTTGCATAATCTGAGTGAGCAGAACGATCGTGTGGTTGTTCTTTATACTTTGGATGATGAGCACCAGGCTGATTTGGCTTATGATTTCGATGTTTCTGCCTTGGCTAATGCAAGTCAGTTGAATAGTGATGATGAAGTCGACGAGGAATCGGATAGCGAGGATGAAAATGACAGTGAGagtgaagaagaggaagagggaGGTGGGTCGAGGAAGCGCAGGAGGGTTTCCCAAGGAAACGAAGAAGACCCAGTTCAGCTTTTTCGGAAACTGAAGAAGGAGTACTATCATATGGGTACTTTCCATGGTAAGCCTTCGGGGTGTTTGATGTATGATTTGTCACATTTGTTGAGGAAGAACACGAATGAGTTGCTATGGTTGGCTTGTGTCTCTTTAACGGATCAGTTTGTTCATGAGAGGTTAACTGATGAGAGATATCAAGCTGGGGTAATGGAGCTTGAGCAGCATATTAACAGTTCAGGGAATTTGGATGCGGTAACTTCGGTGACTCTTAAAGATGGGACAAAAATTCGAGTACCCAACTCATCCAGAATTGCATATGAAGATGAACCAAGGCTAATGCTGCTACAAGAATGGAATTTATTCGATTCGATGCTATGTTCTTCATATCTTGCAACTAAATTGAAGACTTGGAGTGACAATGGAATGAAAAAGCTCAAGCTTCTTCTTGCTCGGATGGGATTCGCACTTGTTGATTGCCAACAGAAGTTTCAGTACATGAATCTTGAagttaaaaggaagatgaaagatGAGTTTGAGCGGTTTCTACCAGAGTATGGGCTTACTGATTTCTACTACCGGAGTTTTTTGCGGCTACATAGTTATAGCTCAAGGGTTTCTGCTGCAGATGTTGTATATGGAGTTACTGCCCTGCTGGAGTCGTTTGTGAAATCAGATGGCTCTTGTGCTTCCAAGCAGTTTGGAGTGGCCTATGATGCCTTGTCATTGAGTAATCTTGACAAGCTGAAATCTGGAATGCAACAAGCTATCAAGATACAAAGGGCAATCCTTAGACAAGGAAGTACAGCGATAACTAAGAGCGGTTGCATAAGAAGTGGAAGGAGATTCCGGTGGGTTAAGCTTGAAGACTCAGTGGATACAAAGCTGCTGGGGTACCCACAGGCCTTGActaagttttgttattttttgatGGATGCTTTGCGGGAGAAGGGTGCTAgaatgaaacctttgctgtgtGCTTGCTTGTCACAAGAGCCAAAAAAGGTGCTGATTGTTGGAGTTTGTGGGAAGCCTCGACTGGGATCAGCTCAAGGAAATGCATTTGGAATTGCATTTAGAAATGCAGCAGAGGAGATTGGAGCAGAATTCTTTCACGAGTTGTTTGAGTCATCATGGATTGTTTTGGACTCAACTGCCGTCAACTCTTTTATGGTAAAGTTGACTGAGAAGCTCTGA